A window of the Garra rufa chromosome 10, GarRuf1.0, whole genome shotgun sequence genome harbors these coding sequences:
- the tmem200cb gene encoding transmembrane protein 200C, with the protein MIATGGLLRISRRQDSLRTKNRAENKKKRKAKKKRRKNDVVVVKGKVKLCSVSGLVAALGIMILLVGIAMAVLGYWPRENTERFIGPIQPIKEKNLTSNNELVVSSEINGGNVSRSPGFFKSLFTSYLYSDNLKVFGPLVMGIGIFLFICANAVLHEDRDKKTKIINLRDIYSTVIDIHSLRAKDCVPFNGLISYMQSKSDKPSAVAGNYRRPSCARKYSLFAKRQSFTDNIYSIYQGAEEAREWETRSIVTSSVNAFTLPVIKLNNCDMAENELARRKSCGAALETKAEVSRTRMSLSQDSKLNVTQLQPPGARVAGSHLSLNALSDLGSRCLDERSRRFSCPRLERSGSKGYIKLADLGGDSFEAPDWTPDAGREEKETHVLGENSDACLHKHTASLSDL; encoded by the coding sequence ATGATCGCTACCGGCGGGCTGCTAAGGATTTCGAGGCGCCAGGATTCGCTGCGAACCAAGAACCGTGCCGAGAACAAGAAGAAGCGGAAAGCCAAGAAAAAGCGACGAAAGAACGACGTGGTGGTGGTGAAAGGCAAAGTTAAGCTGTGCTCTGTCTCCGGTCTGGTGGCAGCGCTGGGCATTATGATCCTTCTGGTGGGCATCGCCATGGCCGTACTGGGATACTGGCCCAGAGAAAACACTGAGAGGTTTATCGGACCCATACAGCCAATAAAAGAGAAGAATCTCACAAGCAATAATGAGTTAGTGGTTTCGAGCGAGATTAACGGCGGAAACGTCTCACGTTCGCCCGGCTTCTTCAAAAGTCTCTTCACTAGTTATTTATACTCGGACAACCTCAAAGTCTTCGGACCTTTAGTGATGGGCATCGGGATTTTCCTGTTCATCTGCGCCAACGCGGTCCTCCACGAGGATCGTGataagaaaaccaaaataatcaATCTGCGAGACATTTACTCCACCGTCATCGACATTCACAGTTTGCGCGCCAAAGACTGCGTCCCGTTCAACGGGCTTATCAGCTACATGCAGTCCAAGAGCGACAAACCCTCAGCCGTCGCGGGGAACTACCGGCGTCCGTCGTGCGCGAGGAAATACAGCTTGTTTGCAAAGCGCCAGTCGTTCACAGACAACATTTACAGCATATATCAAGGAGCCGAGGAGGCGCGCGAGTGGGAGACGCGCTCCATCGTCACTTCGTCGGTCAATGCGTTCACGCTTCCCGTCATCAAACTCAACAACTGCGACATGGCGGAGAACGAGCTGGCGAGGCGAAAGAGTTGCGGCGCGGCGTTGGAAACCAAAGCGGAAGTCTCAAGGACGCGGATGTCGCTTTCCCAGGATTCAAAGCTCAACGTGACGCAGCTGCAGCCGCCTGGCGCGAGGGTCGCGGGGTCTCACCTGTCTCTGAACGCTCTGTCGGATCTGGGCTCCAGGTGTTTGGACGAAAGGTCGAGGAGGTTCAGCTGTCCCAGATTGGAGCGATCGGGCAGTAAGGGCTACATTAAACTGGCTGATCTGGGCGGAGATTCGTTCGAGGCACCTGATTGGACGCCCGACGCAGGACGTGAGGAGAAAGAGACACATGTGCTTGGTGAAAACTCGGATGCATGTTTGCATAAACACACGGCGTCTTTGTCAGATTTGTAA